Proteins from a single region of Plasmodium brasilianum strain Bolivian I chromosome 13, whole genome shotgun sequence:
- a CDS encoding eukaryotic translation initiation factor 2 subunit gamma — MNVSEKDKLAEQNLETLDVTKLTPLSEDVISRQATINLGTIGHVAHGKSTLVHAISGVHTVRFKHEKERNITIKLGYANAKIYKCTNPECEPPECYKSYESSKEDDPMCPRENCKHKMKLLRHVSFVDCPGHDILMATMLNGAAVMDAALLLVAGNESCPQPQTSEHLAAVEIMRLKHILILQNKVELIKEEQALKQQKEIRNFVSGTAADRAPIIPISAVLKYNIDVVCEYIVTQISIPKRDFISSPHMIVIRSFDVNKPGEDIETLQGGVAGGSILHGVLKVGDKIEIRPGIISKDEKGEITCRPIISQILSMFAENNNLKYAVPGGLIGVGTRIDPILTRADRLVGQVIGHLNKLPDCFAEIEISYYLLRRLLGVKSQDGEKNTKVAKLKNGEFLMINIGSTSIGCRVTGIKSELAKLELTGPVCTKIGDKIALSRRVDKHWRLIGWGQINKGKPLELQEPI; from the coding sequence ATGAATGTTAGTGAGAAGGATAAATTGGCTGAGCAAAATTTAGAAACGTTAGATGTAACTAAATTAACACCATTAAGTGAAGATGTAATAAGCAGACAAGCTACAATAAATTTAGGCACAATTGGACATGTGGCTCATGGAAAATCAACCTTAGTGCATGCTATTTCTGGCGTACATACTGTTAGGTTTAAacatgaaaaagaaagaaatattacGATAAAATTAGGTTATGCAAAtgctaaaatatataaatgcacaaACCCAGAATGTGAACCACCTGAATGTTATAAATCTTATGAAAGTAGTAAAGAAGACGATCCTATGTGTCCACGAGAAAACTGTAAACATAAAATGAAACTATTAAGGCATGTTTCTTTTGTCGATTGTCCAGGCCATGATATTTTAATGGCTACTATGTTAAATGGTGCTGCAGTTATGGATGCAGCTCTTTTACTTGTTGCTGGTAATGAATCTTGCCCACAGCCACAAACATCAGAACATTTAGCTGCTGTTGAAATTATGAgattaaaacatattttaattttacaaaataaagtagAATTAATTAAAGAAGAACAAGCATTAAAACAACAGAaagaaataagaaattttGTTTCAGGTACTGCTGCTGATAGGGCACCTATTATTCCTATCAGTGcagttttaaaatataatatcgATGTAGTATGTGAATACATAGTTACACAAATAAGCATACCGAAAAGAGATTTTATATCGTCCCCTCATATGATTGTTATTAGATCTTTTGATGTTAATAAACCTGGAGAAGATATTGAAACATTACAAGGAGGAGTAGCAGGTGGTAGTATTTTACATGGTGTTTTAAAAGTAGGtgataaaattgaaatacGACCTGGTATTATATCAAAAGATGAAAAAGGAGAAATTACTTGTAGACCTATCATTTCACAAATACTGTCTATGTTTgcagaaaataataatttaaaatatgctgTACCTGGTGGTTTAATAGGTGTTGGCACACGAATTGACCCAATTTTGACAAGAGCGGATCGATTAGTTGGTCAGGTAATTggtcatttaaataaattaccaGACTGTTTTGCAGAAATTgaaatttcttattatttattgagAAGATTATTAGGTGTGAAATCTCAAGATGGGGAAAAAAATACCAAAGTtgctaaattaaaaaatggagaATTTTTAATGATCAATATTGGATCGACATCTATTGGATGTAGAGTCACAGGTATCAAAAGTGAGCTAGCCAAATTGGAATTAACGGGACCTGTATGCACAAAAATTGGAGATAAAATAGCATTAAGTAGAAGAGTGGACAAGCATTGGCGTCTAATTGGATGGGGCCAAATTAATAAGGGAAAACCCTTGGAGCTGCAAGAgccaatttaa
- a CDS encoding ribosome maturation protein SBDS, giving the protein MGALFQPINQVKFTNVAIVKYKHKGKKFEIACYKNKIIDWRNGTELNIDDVLQSHLIFTNISKGEIAKKSELSACFNTDNNYEICKTILEKGTLQISNKERTILKEKIYKDIIEILHEMSVNPQTGYPLSTNMIESMVKNLGYSINIDDSAKKQALKVFDILSKEYDEIIQRAFMRIQIICDDIVKDEVIKFLNSNNVIIEEQEVTNNMKSGVDNVNIKHNHEYEHNNVEENIKRETNTYENSMDGHENDSTCVESQLSVQENGEVIHYNAEPKSVNMKGEEKYETENKDGNYNDGYSNCNGYKYEDKFDHCENPSNSNNDTNIRVSKYTTRRKQKDTQEKDKPDEPKNVFDINDTAYNERDENFSKKDKKEKNVLLHNNNFMEEKKKNLKKENSVQNDDIKASDSFSDDLKIKFKQKKNKQDKERKEKFSGTHKIVFLCYPCVYRYIHDLTKKYKKNCSSKILSNNVKIATFNKKKKNDRDIPVILDVHIENTTEKSKTKGNKNICNGNTKGKGKCRINQSDNEKDGWSYKENEQEFNGGNENKEGITKSEFNSINNSNSNIILAKSGQKLNNEIKDNINGADIIMCTSCLTRIEKSNYKLHCRSDFHVYNVKRKYKKLPPISLEEYKEIDFDVSHFHVDM; this is encoded by the exons atgGGGGCGCTATTTCAGCCGATAAACCAAGTAAAGTTTACAAATGTTGCTATAGTTAAATACAAGCACAAAGGGAAGAAATTCGAAATTGCTTGttacaaaaacaaaattattgaCTGGAGAAATG gAACCGAGTTGAACATAGATGACGTTCTTCAGTCTCATTTAATTTTCACAAATATATCGAAAGGGGAGATAGCCAAAAAATCGGAATTGAGCGCATGCTTTAATACTGATAACAATTATGAAATATGCAAAACTATTTTAGAAAAAG GAACGTTACAGATAAGTAACAAGGAAAGGAcgatattaaaagaaaaaatttacaaagaTATTATCGAAATTTTGCACGAAATGAGTGTAAATCCGCAAACGGGTTATCCCCTCTCAACAAATATGATAGAAA GTATGGTCAAAAATCTTGGCTatagtataaatatagatGACAGCGCAAAGAAACAAGCCCTCAAAgtttttgatattttaagTAAGGAATATGATGAAATAATTCAAAGAGCATTTATGagaatacaaataatttgtGATGATATTGTAAAGGATgaagtaataaaatttttaaatagcaATAATGTAATTATAGAAGAACAAGAAGTAACCAATAACATGAAAAGTGGAGTagataatgtaaatattaaacataatcatgaatatgaacataataatgtagaggaaaatataaaaagagaaactAATACATATGAAAATAGCATGGATGGACACGAAAATGATAGTACATGTGTTGAATCTCAATTAAGTGTACAGGAAAATGGTGAAGTTATACACTATAATGCCGAACCTAAGAGCGTAAACATGAAAGGGGAAGAAAAGTATGAAACTGAAAATAAGGATGGTAATTATAATGATGGTTATAGTAACTGTAACGGTTACAAATATGAAGATAAATTTGATCATTGTGAAAACCccagtaatagtaataacgaTACGAATATTCGTGTAAGCAAATATACTACCAGGAGAAAGCAAAAAGATACACAAGAAAAGGACAAGCCAGATGAACCGAAAAATGTGTTTGATATAAATGATACAGCTTACAATGAAAGAGATGAGAATTTCTCCAAAAAGgataagaaagaaaaaaatgttttactacacaataacaattttatggaagaaaaaaaaaaaaatctcaaaaaggaaaatagtGTACAGAATGATGATATCAAAGCGAGCGACTCTTTTAGTGAtgatttgaaaataaaatttaaacaaaaaaagaataaacaagataaagaaagaaaagaaaaattttcgGGAACTCataaaatagtatttttatgttaccCTTGTGTTTATAGATATATTCATGATTTaacaaagaaatataaaaaaaattgttctagtaaaattttaagtaataatgttaaaatagccacttttaataaaaagaaaaagaacgATCGGGACATTCCTGTAATTCTGGATGTACACATTGAAAATACTAcggaaaaaagtaaaactaagggaaataaaaacatCTGTAATGGTAACACTAAGGGGAAAGGTAAATGTAGAATCAACCAAAGTGATAATGAGAAAGATGGATGGagttataaagaaaatgaacAGGAATTCAATGGCGGAAATGAGAATAAGGAAGGCATCACAAAAAGTGAGTTCAacagtattaataatagtaatagtaatattattcTAGCTAAATCGGGCCAAAAGCTCAATAACGAGATAAAGGATAACATAAATGGCGCAGATATAATAATGTGCACAAGTTGTTTAACGAGAAtagaaaaaagtaattacAAATTACATTGTAGGAGTGATtttcatgtatataatgTCAAAAGaaagtacaaaaaattacCCCCCATTTCACTTGaagaatataaagaaatCGACTTTGACGTTTCGCACTTTCATGTTGATATGTGA
- a CDS encoding hypothetical protein (conserved Plasmodium protein) produces the protein MNRIVKLKNNIWKNNFFRDILFSNINTRRIPFVDEKCEKNGEKVKIILTNPVNTNKDEKCKMKDYTCSLFFNDDYIIISNKNIFNKKLDFERKEKQILRFWNRSPGARYPKKANNGARPDCRSVRKIRKRFKTGK, from the exons ATGAATAgaatagtaaaattaaagaataacatatggaagaataatttttttagggatatattattttcaaatataaacaCAAGAAGAATACCCTTCGTAGatgaaaaatgtgaaaagaatggggaaaaagtaaaaataattttaactaATCCGGTTAATACAAACAAAGatgaaaaatgcaaaatgaaAGATTATACTTgctccttattttttaatgatgaTTACATCAttattagtaataaaaatatatttaataaaaaattggattttgaaagaaaggaaaaacaaattttacgTTTCTGGAATAGAAGCCCTGGTGCAAGATATCCTAAAAAA gCAAATAATGGAGCACGCCCAGACTGTCGCTCTGTTAGAAAAATTAGGAAACGTTTCAAAACTGGGAAGTAA
- a CDS encoding ankyrin-repeat protein, producing the protein MFNYESIFIDEDGLSDMTIEDVKKLKPYWNVQIANFKENANEPVFTLLQMAIILNKKTIVGYLLARRGLDINALSRNNQTALMIACEKKVPLDWIEAILQKGGDLGINIKDDYEETALDKCDLYSKTYQLLLKYGAIENRNALKMKDNMPKQSKYGGNLWFNVCGCGTRYYK; encoded by the exons atgtttaattaTGAAAGTATATTTATTGACGAAGACGGTTTATCAG ACATGACCATAGaagatgtaaaaaaattgaaaccATACTGGAACGTACAAATAGCTAATTTTAAGGAAAA TGCGAACGAACCTGTTTTCACTCTTTTGCAAATGGCGATTATACTCAACAAAAAAACGATCGTGGGGTATTTGTTGGCTAGACGAGGTTTAGATATTAATGCCCTTAGTAGGAACAACCAAACAGCTCTAATGATTGCTTGCGAGAAAAAA gTACCTCTTGATTGGATTGAAGCaattttacaaaaaggaGGCGACCTAGgtataaacataaaagacGATTACGAGGAAACCGCTCTAGATAAATGTGATTTATACTCAAAaa CCTATCAattacttttaaaatatggagctatagaaaat agGAATGCCTTGAAAATGAAAGACAACATG CCTAAACAATCGAAGTATGGAGGAAATTTATGGTTTAACGTTTGCGGATGTGGAACaagatattataaataa
- a CDS encoding hypothetical protein (conserved Plasmodium protein), protein MEIKLNTIFNDILLLQTDEHKIENHDKCFVDKRQNILCAECINKILFNNCPLYKKYLLFKSLNDIYSVNNCHDFRHHFSFFLLDHTLFLSNTFEYLEGTTKLNEQDNDNNKEDDYAYSVNNELIILATNACKEFLNICSEDLCNIFKDAIYTCVLVRLKKISSYNKKKKNSFILKFLKNLIDHIEVIHTTLKEESVVIEGFMKLFIQNYSINENSKNEKPKKIYFYPNQFFLNQQNDSINVDDYNNKELLLTLQIIYSLWNENSLWQIKHDLLKNFFIILIKNFKYINKNTDLCNYCIEFIYLITKNLNDITYFFNTIIFHSESKKGSQEAINTPTIVSGDNINSNSNHQQTLSSSIHISSNQKERNWNDLFTSHYLGKNNVSYESGDASKPEELCRRSEYNKNEILFEIYKDEGEESTEKGKLTYKRKNSEKKYNENYTKEVELKHINYKFRQKEKACTGMFIQEKNKNKCKDKYNQSEEQTILVHNYSDEYELISSEEENISKLLKRNYYKEKIGLNLSKESKNFMNNCSENYKGIINISTNISGEYSNYGKKGIECNSNFFKTKENADNINMESLQMKQESSKNQGNEQHYYHDLNSSIYSIISTTTIPNEFEIGNIKQSRSNEGISKSSENKEVEEAGLGEPESDEPYLEGSYLEGSDRCNEDLEQFEEIIVQEESQSIHSQSICKENKRIHNMKNGSKEEIKNNAYVYFKTRDINNTLSYGESYYNSGSEEKNTLDIKITEKYENIHIFIILCDNLQEALLNNINRDIQMKCLDIFYKFCSIDEAIVNIILSHTSLVEWIFDFISNTKYECLREKALNFLVTFFFNNSLFSHTHAHYMLDVLINIISKYVNRNSGIYNNVSSDYSIFFYFLKALDMLIHIAYSSIKILHIFKVINIISFLVVSPNSAPTNIKDIISFFENLLLKNSRINTNVYHNSRGCNVINKNNGERYELKKNEMNLPIHKKTFSNIYDESVKGNDCAHDCFLYRGPRIHKNDFPCAHNKRRTGLKNGMKSEVTEHISGKIIRGISGHAEVITHTISCKSESRTKYFTNDIINKFYVTNISSLFKVLKTVLNIIKIVNKNKEDIYVELIYNEPNNSLNELCLAIMKLLFSLTYILNRNDNFLINEEIINEKDNFYTDNNNNNANNNDNDNNNDNNNDNDNDNDNDSDGDNDNELQIFTFIKIILYFFIELHSFFRNIMKERKDTPFEKDILNFIKILYLSCIYIFEDITERKKLFNNISTSICFSSFFTPFFHLFSNILTHVEEISASYLHCFEKDPHNTAQNRIEQHVDTNGENKNDQLDTDNYKELTSVIFAEYKKRIKQILIKNKPFTLFFQYVHSNNYSNGKRDTNRGTYPECYRILELLIYEEGELFKEKKNKKDILIEIIKKNDFYFTKVLLFNFNDNEDLIETVIYIFYLCLNHDKNFIEKKLNISKVDNYVENIFSLNDFEVNINPLFLFMALSYSYYFITKDKILSLFTCIKKEMYKINVPLWLNIKKIKNIYFAFDCIFSLKINSGNYSLYISFIIYIIKLELSLYSSKQADQVDSRLYLSISKNNDLVKRIFENVETDKIPNNHIIYVYYLIIKLRKYCVEQCKSLSLYKMMNTVIRYMSTAVNTAEEINDIFSFFFIFFENLEIFAQTDIFNIITLLQKLSFYVKSSMKEFFNKNNNLKEVDNNEILPNSLKFENSFFYFILNLILYCRKYNQIQNINVLSSSISLIQLLIYAIQFTNNHFKSLSILILSLLILPMPKTPKTVSPLLMKLSTSFDKCAEDILLLDSKTSMPTESSSSTTSSTMSNHISSSREKYVIRKNLFFPLVSSTHANIRLSSLSLLLSLLLTNNIVLLDEEVFSFFIFLINSSFLSEWNDIQNDLLFAIINVLLLSTILNLKAKSFCFNFIYSFRPFFLRGILRLSRNENIIIHKLFFLLITVKIKPLWFDLKSYSEKILKILLNIVTKKDLDIMTFNCISSLAYETFTINKNNTEDSSSKEGVNKCVIGNLEEYLETYKKNIRNNDGDVYCTLVFNKFKCEHIDYDAVLAVLNTTRLLLYK, encoded by the exons ATggagataaaattaaatacaataTTCAACGACATTTTGCTACTTCAAACTGATGAGCACAAGATAGAAAATCATGATAAATGCTTTGTTGATAAACGACAGAACATACTATGTGCAGAGTGCATTAacaaaattctttttaataactgtcctttatataaaaaatatttattatttaaaagtttaaatgatatatattcagTGAACAATTGTCATGACTTTCGtcatcatttttctttttttctacttgATCACACTTTGTTTTTATCAAACACTTTCGAATATTTAGAAGGTACAACTAAATTAAATGAGCaagataatgataataataaggaGGATGATTATGCTTATTCTGTTAACAACGAATTAATAATCCTAGCAACTAACGCATGcaaagaatttttaaatatttgttctGAAGATttgtgtaatatttttaaggatGCAATTTATACTTGTGTACTTGttagattaaaaaaaatttcatcgtataataaaaaaaaaaaaaattcctttatactaaaatttttaaaaaatttaatagatCATATAGAAGTTATACACACAACTTTAAAAGAAGAATCAGTAGTCATTGAAGgttttatgaaattatttattcaaaattactcaattaatgaaaattccaaaaatgaaaaaccaaaaaaaatttatttttatcctaaccaattttttttaaatcaacAAAACGATAGTATTAATGTAGATGATTATAACAACAAAGAACTTTTACTAACACTTCAAATAATTTACAGCCTTTGGAATGAAAATTCTCTATGGCAAATAAAACATGACTTactaaaaaacttttttattatcctaattaaaaattttaaatatattaataagaaCACTGATCTATGTAATTATTGCATAgagtttatttatttaattactaAAAATCTTAATGATATAACCTACTTTTTCAACACAATCATTTTTCACTCAGAAAGCAAAAAGGGCAGTCAAGAAGCCATAAACACACCTACCATTGTTAGTGGAGACAATattaacagtaatagtaaccATCAACAAACCCTTTCCTCAAGCATACACATTTCTTCTAACCAAAAAGAACGAAATTGGAACGACCTATTTACAAGTCATTATTTgggtaaaaataatgttagtTACGAATCTGGGGATGCTAGCAAACCTGAAGAACTTTGTAGACGTAGCGAGTATAATAAGAATGAAATACTTTTTGAAATCTATAAAGATGAAGGTGAAGAAAGCACTGAGAAAGGTAAGCTCACTTACAAACGCAAAAacagtgaaaaaaaatataatgaaaattatacgAAAGAAGTCgaattaaaacatataaattataaattccGGCAAAAGGAAAAGGCATGTACAGGAATGTTTATCcaggaaaaaaacaaaaacaaatgtaaagataaatataaccAATCAGAAGAACAGACAATACTCGTGCACAATTATAGTGACGAATATGAACTCATATCATCCGAAGAGGAAAACATtagtaaattattaaaaagaaattattataaagaaaaaataggcttaaatttatcaaaagaaagtaaaaatttcatGAATAACTGTAGTGAGAACTACAAAGGAATCATAAATATCTCTACTAACATTTCTGGGGAATATAGTAATTACGGAAAAAAAGGCATTGAATGCAATTCCAATTTCTTTAAAACTAAAGAGAATGctgataatataaacatgGAGTCGTTACAAATGAAGCAGGAAAGTAGCAAAAATCAAGGCAACGAACAGCACTATTACCATGATCTAAATTCAAgtatatatagtattattaGCACCACAACAATTCCAAACGAGTTTGAAATCGGAAATATTAAACAGAGTAGGAGCAACGAAGGGATTTCTAAGTCGAGTGAGAATAAAGAGGTAGAAGAAGCAGGCTTGGGAGAACCAGAATCAGACGAACCATATTTGGAGGGGTCATATTTGGAAGGATCCGATCGGTGCAATGAGGATTTGGAACAATTCGAAGAAATCATAGTGCAAGAAGAATCTCAATCTATACATTCTCAGTCAATCTGcaaggaaaataaaaggatCCATAACATGAAGAATGGCTCAAAAGAAGAGATAAAGAATAACGCATACGTATATTTCAAAACACGTGATATTAATAACACCTTATCTTATGGGGAATCATATTATAATTCAGGttcagaagaaaaaaataccttggatataaaaataacagaaaagtatgaaaatatacacatttttataattttgtgtGATAATTTACAAGAAGCATTACTAAACAATATTAATAGAGATATACAAATGAAATGTTTagacattttttataaattttgtagTATTGATGAAGcaattgttaatattattttatctcaTACGTCACTTGTTGAGTGGATATTTGATTTTATATCAAACACAAAATATGAATGTTTAAGAGAAAAAGCATTAAATTTTCTtgttacctttttttttaataattcccTTTTTTCTCATACACATGCCCACTACATGCTTGATGTTctaataaacataatttcaaaatatgtaaatagaAATAGTggtatttataataatgtaagtAGTGATTATTCgatcttcttttattttttaaaagcttTGGACATGCTTATTCATATTGCTTATTCCTCTATAAAAATACTTCATATTTTCAaagttattaatataatttcctttttagtGGTATCTCCTAATTCTGCTCCTACaaatattaaagatattatttctttttttgaaaatctcttattaaaaaatagcagaataaatacaaatgttTATCACAACTCTAGGGGTTGCAAtgttattaacaaaaataatggaGAAAGgtatgaattaaaaaaaaacgaaatgaaTTTACCTATACACAAGAAAACGTTctctaatatatatgacGAATCTGTTAAGGGGAATGACTGTGCTCATGATTGCTTCCTTTATAGGGGTCCAAGAATACATAAAAACGATTTTCCTTGTGCTCACAATAAGAGGAGAACCGGTTTGAAGAATGGCATGAAAAGTGAGGTAACAGAGCATATAAGTGGTAAGATTATAAGAGGAATTAGTGGTCACGCAGAGGTTATAACCCACACGATCTCATGTAAAAGCGAGAGCCGCACAAAATATTTCACAAACgacataataaataagttCTACGTTACGAACATTTCCTCTCTATTTAAAGTATTAAAAACAGTATtaaacattataaaaattgtaaacaAGAATAAAGAAGATATATATGTGGAGCTGATTTATAACGAACCAAATAACTCTTTAAATGAATTATGCTTGGCAATAATGAAACTGCTTTTTTCATTaacatacattttaaatagaaatgataattttttgataaatgaGGAGATAATTAACGAAAAGGATAATTTTTACActgataataacaataataatgcCAATAATAATGACAATGACAACAATAATGACAACAATAATGACAACGATAATGACAACGATAATGACAGTGATggtgataatgataatgagcttcaaatttttacctttataaaaataatcctatatttttttatagaacttcattcattttttagaaatattatgaaagaaagaaaagacaCTCCATTCGAAAAGGACATTTTAaactttattaaaattttatatctttcttgtatatatattttcgaAGATATAACTGAGAGGAAAAAGTTGTTTAACAATATAAGCACTAGTATATGcttctcttcattttttactcctttttttcatttattctcGAATATTTTGACGCACGTAGAGGAAATTTCTGCGAGCTATTTACATTGCTTTGAAAAAGATCCTCATAATACAGCTCAAAATCGAATAGAGCAACATGTAGATACAAATggtgaaaacaaaaatgatcAATTAGACACAGATAACTATAAAGAGCTAACCTCTGTAATTTTTGCAGAGTacaagaaaagaataaagcAGATCCTAATAAAAAACAAGCCGTTTACACTATTCTTTCAATATGTGCATAGTAACAATTACAGTAATGGAAAGAGAGACACAAATAGAGGAAcgt ACCCCGAATGCTACAGAATTTTGGAGCTCCTAATTTATGAAGAAGGCGAATTGTtcaaagaaaagaaaaacaagaaaGATATATTGattgaaataataaagaaaaatgattTCTATTTTACGAAagttttgttatttaattttaatgataatgaaGATCTAATAGAAactgtaatatatattttttacctaTGCTTAAATCATGATAAGaattttattgaaaagaAGTTGAATATCAGTAAAGTAGACAATTATgtggaaaatattttttcacttaATGATTTTGAAGTGAATATTAaccccctttttttatttatggctttatcttattcttattattttataacaaaagataaaatattatctctttttacgtgcattaaaaaagaaatgtataaaataaatgtaccTCTATGGTTAAacatcaaaaaaattaaaaatatttactttgcTTTTGActgtattttttccttaaaaataaatagcgGCAACTACAGCCTTTATATCTCGTtcattatttacataataaagTTAGAATTATCTTTGTATTCATCAAAACAGGCTGATCAGGTCGACAGCAGGTTGTATTTGTCCATTTCTAAAAATAAC GACTTAGTGAAAAGGATATTTGAAAATGTAGAAACAGACAAAATACCCAACAaccatattatatatgtatactatttaataataaaattgagAAAATATTGTGTAGAACAATGTAAATCTTTgagtttatataaaatgatgAACACTGTGATTAGATATATGAGCACAGCTGTAAATACAGCAGAAGAAATTAATGATAtcttctctttcttttttatattttttgaaaatttggAAATATTTGCACAAacagatatatttaatataataacactgttacaaaaattatcattttatgtaaaatctTCAATgaaagaattttttaataaaaataataatttaaaggaAGTAGacaataatgaaatattaccCAATTCTcttaaatttgaaaattcctttttttattttatattaaatttaattttatattgtagaaaatataatcaaatacaaaatataaatgtattatctTCATCTATATCATTAAtacaattattaatatatgctaTACAATTCACCAACAATCATTTTAAGAGTTTATCAATcttaatattatcattacttATTTTACCTATGCCAAAAACACCAAAAACAGTATCTCCATTACTTATGAAATTATCAACGTCATTTGATAAATGTGCTGAGGACATACTACTATTAGATAGCAAAACATCTATGCCTACTGaaagtagtagtagtactaCTAGCAGCACCATGAGCAATCATATTAGCAGTAGtagagaaaaatatgtaattagAAAAAACCTGTTTTTTCCCTTAGTCAGTAGTACGCATGCAAATATTAGACTTTCCTCTTTGTCCCTATTATTAagtttattattaacaaat AATATTGTGTTACTCGACGAGGAGGTCTTcagcttttttattttcttaatcaATAGCTCCTTTTTAAGT GAATGGAATGACATTCAGAATGACTTACTATTCGCCATAATTAACGTCCTGTTACTTTCAACAATCTTAAATTTAAAAGCTAAATCATTTTGCTTTAACTTTATATACTCATTCAGGCCTTTTTTCTTAAGAGGTATATTACGTTTAAGTAGAAACGAAAATATTATCATTCACAAGCTGTTTTTCCTTCTTATA ACGGTTAAAATCAAACCATTATGGTTTGATTTGAAGAGTTATAGCGAAAAG ATATTGAAAATCTTATTGAATATTGTTACAAAAAAGGATCTAGATATCATGACGTTTAACTGTATATCCTCCCTTGCATATGAa ACTTttactattaataaaaataataccgAGGATAGTAGTAGCAAGgaag GCGTAAATAAATGTGTTATTGGTAATTTAGAAGAATATTTagaaacatataaaaaaaatataagaaataatgatGGAGACGTTTATTGCACCCTGGTTTTCAACAAATTTAAAT gtGAACATATTGATTATGATGCAGTTTTGGCTGTATTAAATACGACaagattattattatataaataa